One Brevibacillus choshinensis genomic window carries:
- a CDS encoding SDR family oxidoreductase, translated as MDLGLKNKVAVIMGGTSGVGLKAAEMFLQEGAKVAICGRDQQRMEGAVAHLAAFAPSEQVFAETCDVTSKEDVTRFIDGAADAFGGVDILVNAAGQSVMGYFFDITDEQWRQQIDLKYFAIINAVRAVHPHLLQRGGGRIININATLAKEPERHMVATAATRAGLLNLSKTLSHELAPNNILVNSVSLGLIATDQWERRRLKNAPDMDPTEYYNDLAQKRNIPLGRVGQPEEVASVILFLASQQASYVSGSTIEVAGALGKAL; from the coding sequence ATGGATTTGGGACTGAAAAATAAAGTCGCGGTAATCATGGGCGGCACATCCGGAGTCGGTCTGAAGGCAGCCGAAATGTTCTTGCAGGAAGGCGCCAAGGTAGCGATCTGCGGACGCGATCAACAGCGGATGGAAGGAGCCGTCGCTCATCTCGCAGCATTCGCTCCTTCTGAACAGGTGTTCGCCGAGACCTGTGATGTGACCAGCAAAGAAGACGTTACCCGTTTTATCGACGGAGCGGCAGATGCGTTTGGCGGCGTGGACATCTTGGTAAACGCGGCTGGGCAGAGCGTCATGGGATACTTCTTTGACATCACGGACGAACAGTGGAGACAGCAGATCGATCTGAAATACTTCGCGATCATCAATGCCGTCCGCGCGGTGCATCCGCATTTGCTGCAGCGCGGCGGCGGTCGCATCATCAATATCAACGCTACACTGGCCAAAGAACCGGAACGTCACATGGTGGCGACTGCCGCGACTCGTGCGGGACTTTTGAATCTGAGCAAGACACTGTCGCACGAGCTGGCGCCAAACAATATCCTGGTCAATTCGGTGAGCCTCGGATTGATTGCGACGGATCAGTGGGAGCGCAGACGGTTGAAAAACGCTCCGGACATGGATCCAACCGAATACTACAACGATCTGGCACAAAAACGGAACATCCCATTGGGCAGAGTAGGCCAGCCTGAAGAGGTAGCGAGCGTGATTCTCTTCCTGGCATCGCAGCAGGCAAGCTATGTATCGGGTTCGACAATCGAAGTTGCGGGAGCTTTGGGAAAAGCGCTGTAA
- a CDS encoding GNAT family N-acetyltransferase — protein sequence MIFKKAELAYSISDIKDSLDREQIFQWLSTSYWASERPKEVIFASLEHSLCFGVYGETGQVGFARIVTDYATFSWLCDVFIDPAHRGYGLGKWLMEVIVSHPAIAHTNISLATRDAHGLYEQYGFVRSESMRRMAKQENLATHR from the coding sequence ATGATTTTTAAAAAAGCGGAATTAGCTTATTCCATCAGTGACATCAAGGATTCATTGGACAGGGAACAGATCTTCCAGTGGCTCTCCACTTCGTACTGGGCATCGGAGCGGCCCAAGGAAGTGATTTTTGCCAGCCTGGAGCATTCTCTCTGCTTTGGCGTTTACGGGGAAACAGGGCAAGTGGGATTCGCCCGCATCGTGACGGATTACGCGACATTTTCCTGGCTATGCGATGTCTTCATCGATCCGGCCCACCGCGGTTATGGCCTCGGCAAATGGCTCATGGAAGTCATCGTCAGCCACCCTGCCATTGCCCACACCAACATATCCCTGGCCACAAGGGACGCGCATGGCTTGTATGAGCAATACGGATTTGTCCGCAGCGAGTCGATGCGGCGCATGGCCAAGCAAGAAAACTTGGCAACGCATCGATAA
- the thpD gene encoding ectoine hydroxylase, translating to MTQSRTYVEDLYPSRVSEHPSIIRRVDPVVYRNHQTDQGPLSAQQLASYEQKGYLSLRGFFSTEEVQEWRDELTRLWQENRHSTSKEVVAEPSSREIRSIFAVHRDNEVFQRLSRHPRLVAMIEQILGSEVYIHQSRINYKQGYTGKEFYWHSDFETWHVEDGMPRMRALSCSIALEENFHYNGPLLLLPGSHKSFVSCVGQTPDSHYEQSLRKQEYGVPDQESLRLLVEKHGIDTMIGPVGTVVLFDCNTMHGSNGNITPLPRSNVFMVYNSVDNRLVAPYSGQQPRPEYIAARE from the coding sequence ATGACGCAATCGCGTACCTACGTAGAAGATCTCTATCCTTCCCGTGTCAGTGAGCATCCTTCGATCATCCGGCGGGTCGACCCGGTCGTGTACCGCAACCACCAAACGGACCAAGGCCCGCTGTCCGCACAACAATTGGCCTCGTATGAGCAAAAAGGGTACCTCAGTCTACGGGGGTTCTTTTCAACAGAGGAAGTCCAGGAATGGCGGGATGAACTGACGAGACTCTGGCAGGAAAATCGCCATTCCACCAGCAAGGAAGTCGTTGCCGAACCATCCAGCAGGGAAATTCGCTCGATCTTTGCGGTACACCGTGACAATGAGGTGTTTCAGAGACTTTCGAGGCACCCCAGACTTGTCGCCATGATCGAGCAGATACTGGGGAGCGAGGTGTACATACACCAGTCCCGAATCAATTACAAGCAAGGGTACACGGGAAAGGAATTTTACTGGCATTCCGATTTTGAGACGTGGCATGTAGAGGACGGGATGCCGAGGATGAGAGCGCTCAGCTGCTCCATCGCTCTGGAGGAGAATTTTCATTACAACGGGCCGCTGCTGCTTCTGCCTGGCTCGCACAAGTCTTTCGTCTCATGCGTCGGACAGACGCCGGACTCACACTATGAGCAATCGCTGCGGAAGCAGGAATATGGTGTGCCCGATCAGGAAAGCTTGAGGCTGCTGGTCGAAAAGCATGGCATAGATACCATGATCGGACCCGTGGGTACCGTTGTGCTGTTCGATTGCAACACCATGCACGGCTCCAATGGGAACATTACGCCGCTGCCGCGAAGCAATGTGTTCATGGTGTACAACAGCGTGGACAATCGACTGGTCGCTCCTTATTCCGGGCAACAGCCGAGACCTGAATATATAGCCGCGAGAGAATAA
- the ectB gene encoding diaminobutyrate--2-oxoglutarate transaminase, whose translation MKAIAEARTPLSVFDQMESEVRSYCRSFPVVFTRASGHTIWDRSGKAYIDFFAGAGALNYGHNDPAIKRKLIDYLAKDGLTHSLDMATEAKEALLKAFEEKILKPRGLSYKVMFPGPTGTNSVEAALKLARKATGRETVMSFTNGFHGMTIGSLSVTGNRMKRRGAGMPLTHTLALPYDQYMGSELDTTLYIERLLEDDGSGVSLPAAMILETVQGEGGIHVASIPWLQKIEGICRKHDILLIVDDVQMGCGRTGTFFSFEEAGIQPDIVCLSKSIGGYGLPLALTLIKPELDLWLPGEHNGTFRGNNLAFVAATESLRYWENDQLCRTVLEKGSIVRTRLEKLQREYPYLQGKVRGRGLMQGLAVGVDGLAEKICAEAFERGLILETSGPKSEVMKVMPPLTITEEALLAGLDILEASIKACKEEEKQ comes from the coding sequence ATGAAAGCAATTGCAGAAGCGAGGACACCCTTATCCGTTTTTGATCAGATGGAATCCGAAGTGAGAAGTTACTGCCGAAGCTTCCCGGTTGTTTTTACCCGGGCGAGCGGACACACGATCTGGGACCGCTCAGGAAAAGCGTACATTGATTTTTTCGCCGGGGCAGGGGCTCTGAATTACGGGCACAACGATCCAGCCATCAAGCGCAAGCTGATCGATTATTTGGCCAAGGACGGTCTGACGCACAGCTTGGACATGGCGACGGAGGCCAAGGAAGCGTTGCTGAAAGCCTTTGAAGAGAAGATTCTCAAACCGCGAGGACTTTCCTACAAGGTGATGTTTCCCGGACCGACCGGAACCAACTCTGTGGAGGCAGCACTGAAGCTGGCGCGCAAAGCCACAGGGAGAGAGACAGTCATGAGCTTTACCAATGGCTTTCACGGCATGACGATCGGGTCTTTGTCTGTGACGGGAAACCGGATGAAGCGTCGCGGCGCCGGAATGCCACTCACCCATACCCTCGCCCTTCCGTATGACCAGTACATGGGCAGCGAGCTAGACACCACGCTCTATATCGAGCGGCTACTCGAAGACGATGGCAGCGGTGTCTCTCTCCCCGCAGCTATGATCCTCGAAACCGTCCAAGGAGAAGGGGGCATCCATGTAGCGAGCATCCCGTGGCTGCAGAAGATCGAAGGAATATGCCGCAAACACGACATCTTGCTCATCGTGGATGATGTGCAAATGGGATGCGGGCGTACAGGTACCTTTTTCAGCTTTGAAGAAGCGGGAATTCAGCCGGATATCGTCTGCCTCTCCAAATCTATCGGCGGATACGGCCTGCCTCTTGCTCTCACGCTCATCAAGCCAGAGCTGGACCTGTGGTTGCCTGGCGAGCACAATGGTACCTTTCGGGGAAACAATCTGGCGTTCGTGGCCGCGACGGAATCCTTGCGCTATTGGGAAAATGATCAGCTCTGCCGCACCGTCTTGGAAAAAGGGAGCATCGTGCGGACCCGTCTCGAAAAGCTTCAAAGGGAGTACCCTTATCTGCAAGGCAAGGTGCGCGGGCGGGGATTGATGCAGGGTCTGGCAGTAGGAGTAGATGGCCTGGCTGAGAAAATATGCGCAGAAGCTTTTGAGCGTGGACTGATTCTGGAGACATCCGGTCCCAAAAGTGAAGTGATGAAGGTCATGCCGCCACTCACCATTACAGAAGAGGCTTTGCTGGCAGGACTGGATATTTTGGAGGCAAGCATAAAAGCGTGCAAAGAGGAGGAAAAACAATGA
- a CDS encoding aspartate kinase: MALIVQKYGGTSVGSVERIRAVAEQIVLAKQEGNQLVVVLSAMGESTDVLIKLAAEIDAEPNGREMDMLVSTGEQVSVALLTMALQQKGCKAISMTGWQAGIATDEKHQDARISHIRTDRIHEWLDKGYVVVVAGYQGLSESGQITTLGRGGSDTSAVALAARLRAELCEIHTDVTGVYTADPRLVPEAQKLEQIPYEHMLELAEMGAAVLHPRSVKEAIRFQVPLVVRSSFSSEEGTRVGGSAVEKAPISFWGIAHQEEMAVLSIKGKSVEEAGNLLAEQFDTMEVESDSVDFKSNTLQYSLPVEELKSVTAILQDEGDRLGVEAWECEKDLTKVTIVRAEDGPVIEVMRKLARIPYPIRWLKPVNKSLACLTPAPMSKAVMQSIHSMLGMNAGHGAISARS; this comes from the coding sequence ATGGCTCTAATCGTGCAAAAATACGGCGGCACATCCGTCGGCTCTGTGGAGAGAATACGTGCAGTAGCAGAGCAGATCGTTCTCGCCAAGCAAGAGGGCAACCAACTGGTCGTCGTTCTTTCAGCGATGGGGGAATCGACAGATGTGCTGATCAAGCTGGCTGCGGAAATAGATGCCGAGCCCAATGGCAGAGAGATGGATATGCTGGTGAGCACAGGAGAACAAGTATCGGTTGCTCTTTTGACCATGGCCCTGCAGCAAAAAGGGTGCAAAGCCATTTCGATGACGGGCTGGCAAGCAGGGATTGCGACGGATGAAAAGCATCAGGATGCCCGTATCAGCCACATTCGTACCGATCGCATCCACGAATGGCTGGACAAAGGATATGTGGTCGTGGTGGCTGGCTATCAAGGGTTGTCAGAATCTGGTCAAATTACCACGTTGGGCAGAGGCGGATCGGATACGAGTGCAGTGGCTTTGGCTGCACGCCTGCGAGCGGAGCTGTGCGAAATTCATACCGATGTGACAGGCGTATATACGGCGGATCCGCGTCTAGTCCCAGAGGCGCAAAAGCTGGAGCAGATTCCTTATGAGCACATGCTGGAACTGGCGGAGATGGGGGCTGCGGTGCTTCATCCGCGCAGCGTGAAAGAAGCCATCAGATTTCAGGTGCCGCTGGTGGTGCGATCCAGCTTCAGTAGCGAAGAGGGAACGAGGGTCGGAGGTTCTGCAGTGGAGAAGGCGCCCATCTCCTTCTGGGGCATCGCCCATCAGGAAGAAATGGCAGTTCTTTCTATTAAAGGAAAGAGCGTAGAAGAAGCAGGCAATCTTCTGGCTGAACAGTTCGACACGATGGAAGTAGAGAGCGATTCCGTCGATTTCAAATCAAATACGCTGCAATACTCATTGCCTGTGGAAGAACTGAAGTCTGTGACAGCCATTCTCCAGGACGAAGGAGATCGGCTGGGCGTTGAAGCGTGGGAGTGCGAAAAAGATTTGACCAAAGTAACCATCGTACGTGCAGAGGATGGGCCGGTCATAGAAGTGATGAGAAAGCTTGCGAGAATCCCTTACCCAATACGTTGGCTGAAGCCAGTCAACAAGAGCCTCGCGTGCCTCACCCCTGCACCGATGTCCAAAGCCGTCATGCAGTCGATTCACAGTATGTTGGGAATGAATGCCGGGCACGGGGCAATCTCTGCCCGCTCCTGA
- a CDS encoding PLP-dependent aminotransferase family protein: MENKYEVVKALLKEQLLSSAIKPGEKLPSIRAATELWSCSKNTAIRAYQELEKEHLIYSVPKSGYYAVLRTSPSKQTAADWIDFSSASPDADVMPYKDFQHCLNRAIELYEDHLFSYSDPQGFFTLRRALEGHLANSQIFAPPSQICVVSGAQQALHVLASMPFPNGKAAVLVEQPSFQGMLRSLDLLGVTTLGIERTMDGIDLDELERHFRNNHIKFFYTVPRFHNPLGASYTQEQKMRIAKLAEKYDVYIVEDDYLADMDPDEKADPIYSYDQAGKVVYVKSFSKIMLPGLRLASVVLPTSLMETFRLFKASSDSSTAALSQAALELYLNCGMYDHHASLVRDRYRLRMQQLAECSKHLLPPQIDFRIGVGGIFARMSIPEEIDLHDLITSLYQQQVRVTSTEHNYLRTFRRENGLRISIIQTDSAKIEKGIQIVANTIEGLLEQKHTSRLQVIDWI, from the coding sequence ATGGAGAACAAATACGAAGTTGTGAAAGCGCTTTTAAAAGAGCAGCTATTGTCGAGTGCGATCAAGCCAGGTGAAAAGCTGCCCTCCATCCGCGCCGCCACCGAGCTCTGGTCGTGCAGCAAAAATACGGCCATAAGGGCTTATCAGGAGCTGGAAAAAGAGCACCTGATCTACTCGGTTCCCAAAAGCGGTTACTATGCGGTATTGCGGACTTCGCCAAGCAAGCAGACAGCGGCGGACTGGATCGATTTTTCTTCGGCCAGCCCCGATGCCGACGTGATGCCGTACAAAGACTTCCAGCATTGCTTGAATCGTGCGATTGAGTTGTATGAGGACCATCTCTTTTCTTATTCGGACCCGCAAGGCTTTTTTACGCTGAGGCGGGCTTTGGAGGGGCATCTGGCAAATTCCCAGATCTTTGCGCCTCCTTCGCAAATATGTGTCGTGTCCGGTGCCCAGCAGGCCTTGCATGTACTCGCTTCCATGCCCTTTCCCAACGGCAAGGCGGCAGTGCTGGTGGAGCAGCCTTCCTTTCAGGGCATGCTGCGTTCCCTCGATCTTTTGGGGGTCACGACTCTCGGCATAGAGCGGACGATGGACGGGATCGACCTCGATGAGCTGGAGCGCCACTTCCGTAACAATCACATCAAGTTCTTTTACACAGTTCCTAGGTTCCACAACCCGCTGGGTGCCAGCTATACACAAGAGCAGAAAATGCGTATTGCCAAACTGGCAGAGAAATATGATGTCTATATCGTGGAAGATGATTACCTGGCGGATATGGATCCGGATGAAAAGGCGGACCCGATCTACTCGTACGATCAGGCGGGGAAGGTCGTCTACGTCAAAAGCTTCTCCAAAATCATGCTCCCCGGCCTGCGACTGGCATCTGTGGTCCTTCCGACTTCTCTGATGGAGACGTTCCGGCTGTTCAAAGCGTCCAGTGATTCCAGCACGGCTGCATTGTCCCAGGCAGCGCTGGAGCTCTATCTGAACTGCGGCATGTACGACCATCATGCTTCGCTTGTGCGGGATCGGTACCGGCTGCGGATGCAGCAGCTGGCTGAATGCAGCAAGCACCTGCTGCCTCCGCAGATCGACTTCCGAATCGGGGTCGGAGGGATTTTCGCCAGGATGTCGATACCCGAAGAAATCGACTTGCATGATCTCATTACCTCTCTGTATCAGCAGCAGGTGAGGGTCACCTCGACCGAGCATAACTACCTCCGCACGTTTCGACGAGAGAACGGTCTTCGCATCAGCATCATTCAGACCGACTCTGCAAAAATTGAAAAGGGAATCCAGATCGTGGCAAATACCATCGAAGGCTTGCTGGAACAGAAGCATACGAGCAGGCTGCAAGTCATTGACTGGATATGA
- a CDS encoding VOC family protein: MLGITHLRHISLFTPVLKEHADFYEKVWGLDKLQEDENNIYFRGAGSENHILHLQAGEKRGLHHIAFGMIDKNAVDTAAEKLKELGIPLVSEPGYLDEAGAGYGLRFLDPEGRCIELSCWVEIHTKDWSKKNVDPIKLNHVVMNTKDIDMITDFYTKVMGFKVTDWSEHQMVFLRCNKNHHSLAFNQDKHASVNHIAYEVESVDEVMRGIGNVRKADVEPMWGPGRHGPGNNIFCYFRDPAGYVMEYTCYLTTVEDDDKWQALVWKRVPHLMDQWGIAGPPPPGARASMQGDPDEGWATKLVNKS; this comes from the coding sequence ATGCTAGGTATCACCCATTTGCGGCATATCAGCTTGTTTACACCCGTTTTGAAAGAACATGCGGACTTCTACGAGAAGGTCTGGGGCTTGGATAAGCTTCAAGAAGATGAGAACAACATCTACTTCCGCGGAGCGGGCTCGGAAAACCACATCCTCCATTTGCAGGCAGGAGAGAAACGCGGGCTGCACCATATCGCTTTTGGCATGATCGATAAGAACGCGGTAGACACAGCGGCTGAAAAGCTGAAAGAGCTGGGCATTCCGCTCGTTTCTGAGCCTGGCTACCTCGATGAAGCAGGTGCGGGCTACGGACTGCGCTTCCTCGATCCGGAAGGTCGCTGCATCGAGCTGTCTTGCTGGGTGGAGATTCACACCAAGGACTGGAGCAAGAAAAACGTGGATCCAATCAAATTGAACCACGTCGTGATGAACACCAAAGACATCGACATGATCACAGACTTCTATACGAAGGTAATGGGCTTCAAAGTAACGGACTGGAGCGAGCATCAGATGGTTTTCCTGCGCTGCAACAAAAACCATCACTCCCTCGCATTCAACCAGGATAAGCATGCATCCGTGAACCATATTGCATACGAAGTCGAGAGCGTGGACGAAGTGATGCGCGGTATTGGAAACGTTCGCAAGGCAGACGTCGAGCCGATGTGGGGACCTGGCCGTCATGGCCCCGGCAACAATATCTTCTGCTATTTCCGCGATCCAGCGGGCTACGTGATGGAATATACCTGCTACCTGACAACGGTAGAGGACGACGATAAATGGCAAGCCTTGGTCTGGAAGCGCGTGCCGCATCTAATGGACCAGTGGGGCATTGCAGGACCGCCGCCGCCAGGTGCGCGCGCATCCATGCAAGGCGATCCGGACGAGGGCTGGGCGACCAAGCTCGTCAACAAATCATAA
- a CDS encoding ectoine synthase gives MIVKHLEEIVGTKDDIDTATWSSRRFLLKQDQMGFSLHDTIIKEGTETYIWYKNHLEAVYCIEGEGEIEVVGGETYPIRPGMMYALSGHEKHYLRAKSQMRMVCVFNPPLTGREVHDKEGVYPLDTE, from the coding sequence ATGATCGTCAAACACCTGGAAGAAATCGTAGGTACCAAGGATGATATCGATACGGCTACCTGGAGCAGCAGACGCTTTTTGCTCAAGCAGGACCAGATGGGCTTTTCTCTGCATGACACGATTATCAAGGAAGGAACGGAAACCTATATTTGGTACAAAAACCATCTGGAGGCGGTCTACTGCATCGAGGGGGAAGGGGAAATTGAAGTCGTCGGCGGCGAAACGTATCCCATCAGACCGGGGATGATGTACGCCTTATCCGGTCACGAAAAGCATTATCTGCGAGCGAAAAGTCAGATGCGAATGGTCTGCGTGTTTAATCCGCCGCTGACCGGACGCGAAGTGCATGATAAAGAAGGCGTATACCCGCTTGACACAGAGTAA